One Vibrio neonatus genomic window carries:
- the rrtA gene encoding rhombosortase yields MYKFLIAFSLILALFLIPSLAEALRWQQDLVTSHQWWRLLTGNFTHTNTYHLGMNLAGLCVICHLFQAKVKPLAIAIVILSIAIGVGLLFTDTNIYYGLSGVLHGLFAMYAYQEIAAGKRSSWFLLAGLAIKLTAENSGLVSLSTAELINARVSTESHLIGSITGLAIALLAPKILKR; encoded by the coding sequence GTGTATAAATTCCTCATTGCTTTTAGCTTAATCTTAGCTCTGTTTTTAATTCCTTCGCTTGCCGAAGCGTTGCGTTGGCAACAGGATTTAGTCACATCCCATCAATGGTGGCGCTTGCTTACTGGAAACTTCACCCACACCAATACTTATCATCTAGGGATGAACCTCGCCGGATTATGTGTTATTTGTCATCTGTTTCAAGCGAAAGTAAAGCCACTGGCTATTGCTATCGTAATTCTATCAATAGCGATTGGGGTTGGGCTACTCTTTACCGATACCAATATCTATTACGGACTGTCTGGCGTGCTACATGGACTGTTTGCTATGTATGCCTATCAAGAAATCGCCGCCGGCAAGCGTAGCAGTTGGTTTTTGTTAGCCGGTTTAGCTATCAAACTCACAGCAGAAAACAGCGGGCTTGTATCGCTTTCTACCGCAGAGTTGATCAATGCAAGGGTCTCCACTGAATCACACCTAATAGGGTCAATTACAGGGCTAGCAATTGCTCTGCTCGCCCCAAAAATACTCAAACGATAG
- a CDS encoding ComEA family DNA-binding protein produces MTFANLKRYLSIVLLALAPLTVYAAEESKAAPKADHYEGIEIEVNINTASSHELATLLVGVGEKKAQQIVAYREVHGEFKHADDLQQVKGIGPATVDKNRSRIRL; encoded by the coding sequence ATGACTTTTGCAAACCTGAAACGGTATTTGAGTATCGTACTTTTAGCGCTTGCGCCTTTGACTGTGTATGCTGCGGAGGAAAGCAAAGCGGCCCCCAAAGCTGATCACTATGAAGGGATCGAGATAGAGGTAAATATCAATACCGCCTCTAGTCATGAGCTTGCGACTTTGCTGGTGGGCGTGGGAGAAAAGAAAGCGCAGCAGATAGTGGCCTATCGAGAAGTGCACGGCGAGTTTAAACACGCGGATGATTTACAACAAGTGAAAGGGATAGGGCCTGCGACCGTTGATAAAAATCGGTCGCGTATTCGATTGTAG
- the yfbR gene encoding 5'-deoxynucleotidase gives MHTESHFFAHLARMKLIQRWPLMRSVSKENISEHSLQVAFVAHALAIIKNKKFNGTVNPERIAVLGMYHDSSEVLTGDLPTPVKYYNPYIAKEYKKIEAAAEQKLLSMVPEELVEDFKPFLISGETTEEEYCLVKQADSICAYLKCLEELSAGNHEFAAAKRRLEQTLQDRDSPEMCYFLKTFSASFELTLDEIS, from the coding sequence ATGCACACAGAAAGCCATTTTTTCGCACATTTAGCTCGAATGAAGCTTATCCAACGCTGGCCATTAATGCGTTCGGTTTCTAAAGAGAATATCTCTGAGCACAGCCTACAAGTGGCGTTTGTGGCGCATGCTCTAGCCATCATTAAGAACAAAAAATTTAACGGTACAGTAAACCCGGAACGTATCGCGGTATTAGGCATGTATCACGACAGCAGTGAAGTGCTTACTGGCGATCTTCCGACACCAGTCAAATACTACAACCCTTACATCGCGAAAGAATACAAAAAGATAGAAGCCGCTGCCGAACAAAAATTATTGTCGATGGTGCCAGAAGAATTGGTCGAAGACTTTAAACCTTTCCTGATCAGTGGCGAGACTACAGAAGAAGAATACTGTTTAGTGAAGCAAGCGGATAGCATCTGCGCCTATCTTAAATGTTTAGAAGAGCTTTCGGCGGGAAATCACGAATTTGCCGCCGCTAAACGACGCTTAGAACAAACACTACAAGATAGAGATTCTCCTGAAATGTGCTATTTCCTCAAAACTTTTTCCGCCAGTTTTGAGTTAACATTGGATGAGATCAGTTAA
- a CDS encoding pyridoxal phosphate-dependent aminotransferase, protein MKNIEMSSKLDNVCYDIRGPILKHAKRMEEEGQKIIKLNIGNPAPFGFDTPEEILVDVLRHLPTSQGYCDSKGIYSARKAVVQHYQKKGLLSLDVEDVYMGNGVSELIVMAMQALLDNGDQMLVPAPDYPLWSAAVSLSGGTPVHYICDEESDWFPDLEDIKAKITPKTRGIVLINPNNPTGAVYSRDFLLQIVEIARQHKLIIFADEIYDKILYDGATHTSIATLADDVVMVTFNGLSKAYRICGFRSGWMFISGPKHIAKGYVDGLDMLASMRLCANVPMQHAVQTALGGYQSINELILPGGRLLEQRDKAYDMITSIPGVSCVKPKGALYLFPKLDPKIYKIHDDQKMVLDFLQQEKVLLVQGSGFNWPKPDHFRIVTLPYAEDLEIAISRFERFITQYAQ, encoded by the coding sequence ATGAAAAATATCGAGATGTCGTCAAAACTCGATAATGTATGCTATGACATTCGTGGTCCTATACTGAAACATGCTAAGCGTATGGAAGAAGAAGGGCAGAAAATAATTAAGCTAAACATTGGTAATCCCGCCCCATTTGGCTTTGATACGCCAGAAGAAATCTTAGTCGATGTACTTAGGCATCTGCCTACCTCTCAAGGCTACTGTGATTCAAAAGGCATTTACTCTGCACGTAAAGCCGTAGTTCAGCATTATCAAAAGAAAGGCTTACTGTCGTTAGATGTTGAAGATGTCTATATGGGTAACGGTGTTTCTGAGCTGATCGTTATGGCGATGCAAGCATTGCTCGATAACGGTGACCAAATGCTGGTTCCTGCGCCCGACTATCCTTTATGGAGTGCGGCGGTATCCCTATCGGGAGGCACCCCTGTTCACTATATTTGTGATGAAGAATCCGATTGGTTTCCAGACCTTGAAGATATTAAAGCCAAAATCACGCCTAAAACTCGCGGCATTGTACTGATCAACCCAAACAACCCTACAGGGGCGGTGTACAGCCGAGATTTTCTATTACAAATCGTTGAGATTGCGCGCCAACATAAGTTGATTATCTTTGCTGACGAAATCTACGACAAAATTCTTTACGATGGCGCAACGCACACCTCTATTGCGACATTAGCTGATGACGTCGTCATGGTGACATTTAACGGTCTATCGAAAGCGTATCGTATTTGTGGCTTCCGTAGTGGGTGGATGTTTATTAGTGGACCAAAACATATCGCCAAAGGCTATGTGGATGGTTTAGATATGCTCGCCTCAATGCGTTTGTGTGCTAACGTGCCGATGCAACATGCGGTGCAAACCGCACTCGGTGGCTATCAAAGTATTAATGAGCTGATTTTACCGGGCGGACGCCTGCTCGAACAGCGTGATAAAGCCTACGACATGATCACGTCAATACCTGGGGTTTCGTGTGTTAAACCTAAGGGCGCGTTATACCTTTTCCCTAAACTAGATCCAAAAATCTACAAGATCCATGACGACCAAAAAATGGTGCTAGACTTTTTACAACAAGAAAAAGTGTTGTTGGTGCAAGGTTCAGGGTTTAATTGGCCAAAACCCGATCACTTCAGAATAGTGACATTGCCTTATGCTGAGGATCTCGAAATAGCGATCAGTCGCTTCGAGCGTTTCATTACTCAATACGCACAATAA
- a CDS encoding tRNA-uridine aminocarboxypropyltransferase — protein MSRYCERCGRAKKACLCQWIETVESSVEVVILQHPSEVNQAKGTAKIIELSVSPCQLLVGEDFSEHPKLNQWVAEPNTLNLLMYPSPDSVELTADYLLTRLALPMQEQGCQNLHEKTQCKTRLFLIDGTWKKAFKIFQLSQNLHALNQVHLPTHLQGRYTIRKAPKENALSTLEAAYHALTLLKACDATPLITAFDKMIEFQIAQLPTGSYDKYLGGRNR, from the coding sequence ATGTCCCGATACTGTGAGCGATGTGGTCGCGCCAAGAAAGCCTGTCTATGCCAATGGATAGAAACGGTTGAAAGCTCTGTTGAAGTTGTCATTTTGCAGCACCCAAGCGAGGTGAATCAAGCAAAAGGTACTGCAAAAATTATAGAGTTATCTGTTTCACCCTGTCAGTTATTAGTGGGTGAGGATTTTTCTGAGCATCCCAAGCTCAATCAATGGGTTGCTGAGCCTAATACTCTGAATCTATTGATGTATCCTTCTCCTGATTCTGTCGAGCTTACTGCTGATTATCTGTTAACGCGCTTAGCGCTACCTATGCAAGAGCAAGGTTGTCAGAATTTGCATGAGAAGACGCAGTGTAAAACGCGTTTGTTTCTTATCGATGGCACTTGGAAAAAAGCGTTTAAAATCTTTCAGCTTTCGCAAAATTTGCATGCGCTTAATCAGGTGCATTTACCGACCCACTTACAAGGGCGATACACCATTCGCAAAGCGCCAAAAGAAAACGCCTTATCGACGTTAGAGGCGGCCTATCACGCATTAACTTTATTAAAGGCCTGTGATGCAACGCCGTTAATTACTGCCTTTGATAAAATGATTGAGTTTCAAATAGCGCAATTACCCACTGGCAGTTATGACAAGTATCTCGGCGGACGTAATCGTTAA
- a CDS encoding anti-phage deoxyguanosine triphosphatase, with product MEVDNLWQQRINNEQKVRLNDHRDPYQRDRARVLHSAAFRRLQAKTQVHGTGGNDFHRTRLTHSLEAAQIGSGILAQLQSKYADLHSILPTTSLIETLCLAHDIGHPPYGHGGEVALNYMMREHGGFEGNAQTFRIVSQLEPYTQHHGMNLCRRTLLGLLKYPSLLSRVERDSIPDGVDNPRQLKASRWMPAKGVFDVDQSYFDWVLQPLSEQDRQAFCQLQPHSGQRSITKKTQFKSLDCSIMELADDIAYGVHDLEDAIVLGLVSKQQWLESAANQLAHCGHAWMESEIQQLTEQLFSGEHYLRKDAIGSIVNALLTSAEIKEITTPNFTQPLLRYNATLHEPMLEILKVFKDFVSNYVIQATEVQLIEYKGQQVIIDLFEAFSGDPERLLPDATKKKWQLARDQQDQGFRVLCDYISAMTDGYAQKLHSKMFAS from the coding sequence ATGGAAGTCGATAACCTCTGGCAACAACGCATCAATAACGAACAAAAAGTGCGCCTAAATGATCACCGCGATCCCTACCAAAGAGATCGAGCGCGTGTTCTACACTCGGCGGCGTTTCGGCGTTTACAAGCTAAAACCCAAGTGCATGGCACTGGAGGCAACGACTTTCACCGAACGCGATTAACTCACTCTTTAGAAGCGGCGCAAATTGGCTCAGGGATATTGGCGCAACTGCAATCAAAATACGCCGACTTACACTCAATACTGCCCACCACCAGCTTAATAGAAACGCTCTGCCTTGCGCATGATATTGGGCATCCACCCTATGGGCATGGTGGCGAGGTCGCGCTTAATTATATGATGCGCGAACATGGCGGGTTTGAAGGCAACGCTCAAACCTTTCGCATCGTCAGCCAACTCGAACCCTATACCCAACATCATGGCATGAATCTGTGCCGACGCACCTTACTTGGACTGTTAAAATACCCCTCTTTACTCAGCCGAGTTGAACGGGATTCAATTCCTGATGGCGTTGATAACCCTAGACAACTTAAAGCCAGTCGCTGGATGCCCGCTAAGGGCGTATTTGATGTTGACCAAAGCTATTTTGATTGGGTACTACAGCCTCTTTCAGAGCAAGATAGGCAAGCATTTTGCCAATTGCAGCCCCATTCAGGTCAACGCTCTATTACTAAAAAAACACAGTTTAAATCTTTAGACTGTTCCATTATGGAGCTGGCTGATGACATTGCCTATGGTGTGCACGATCTAGAAGATGCCATCGTACTTGGCTTAGTCTCTAAACAGCAGTGGCTTGAGTCTGCGGCCAATCAACTTGCCCATTGTGGACATGCATGGATGGAGAGCGAAATACAACAGCTTACCGAGCAGCTTTTTTCGGGTGAGCACTACCTACGTAAAGATGCCATTGGCAGCATAGTCAATGCCCTGCTCACCAGCGCTGAGATCAAAGAAATCACCACGCCTAACTTCACCCAGCCACTCCTGAGATATAACGCAACCTTGCACGAGCCTATGTTGGAGATACTGAAAGTATTTAAAGACTTTGTCAGTAACTATGTGATTCAAGCCACTGAGGTACAACTAATCGAATATAAAGGCCAGCAAGTCATCATCGATTTGTTTGAAGCCTTTAGCGGCGATCCGGAGCGACTACTTCCAGATGCCACTAAGAAGAAATGGCAACTGGCTAGGGACCAACAAGATCAGGGCTTTAGAGTGCTGTGTGACTATATCTCAGCAATGACTGACGGTTACGCGCAAAAGCTACATTCCAAGATGTTTGCCAGTTAA